Proteins co-encoded in one Sinobacterium norvegicum genomic window:
- a CDS encoding ArsR/SmtB family transcription factor, with translation MDIDSAAKALKELGHPTRLAIFKQLVRSGYQGLPVGDIQQQLGIPGSTLSHHISGLVSAGLVSQRREGRVLFCVAGFEQLEQVMCFLQDECCLDGGAEPLAS, from the coding sequence ATGGATATTGACAGCGCAGCCAAGGCGTTAAAGGAGCTGGGGCATCCGACCCGCTTAGCGATTTTTAAGCAGCTGGTTAGGTCGGGCTACCAGGGTTTGCCAGTGGGTGATATACAGCAGCAACTAGGCATTCCTGGTTCAACGTTGTCGCATCATATTTCGGGTTTGGTGTCGGCAGGTTTGGTCAGTCAGCGTCGAGAGGGCCGGGTGCTGTTTTGTGTTGCAGGCTTTGAGCAACTGGAGCAGGTGATGTGTTTCTTGCAGGATGAATGTTGTCTCGATGGTGGGGCGGAGCCACTGGCGTCGTAA
- a CDS encoding VF530 family DNA-binding protein, producing MTDIALQQNNPLHGVKLDDLLADLVEYYGWDVLADAVNINCFKSNPSIDSSLKFLRKTVWAREKLESFYLYRFKNLPLAPESDLEIPPRDRIIPFEQQPGEPAVVIPRQRKPKVEPVDDNPWQGSDQAEPGVDTWAQFRKK from the coding sequence ATGACCGATATCGCACTCCAACAAAATAATCCTCTTCACGGAGTAAAGTTGGACGATTTACTGGCTGACTTAGTCGAATACTATGGCTGGGATGTACTGGCCGACGCCGTCAACATCAACTGCTTTAAGAGCAACCCCAGTATTGATTCGAGCCTGAAGTTTCTGCGTAAGACCGTCTGGGCAAGAGAAAAACTGGAGAGCTTTTATCTCTACCGCTTTAAAAACCTCCCACTGGCGCCAGAGTCTGATTTAGAGATCCCCCCCCGTGACCGCATCATCCCCTTTGAACAACAACCTGGTGAACCTGCCGTCGTTATCCCTCGCCAGCGCAAGCCTAAGGTTGAGCCTGTCGATGACAACCCTTGGCAGGGTTCTGACCAGGCGGAGCCAGGCGTCGATACCTGGGCCCAGTTTCGCAAGAAGTGA